The Peribacillus simplex genome contains a region encoding:
- a CDS encoding GNAT family N-acetyltransferase codes for MIFRTIDTDKDKEIIIKFRKDSYVVSFGSEDGFGDENTYLQRMKERVRKFPDGQVIIEKDQEPIGQMELQIREYEGTEIGYVNLFYLIPDYRSKGLGKELVRYAENFSGNLMYRNII; via the coding sequence TTGATTTTTCGCACCATTGATACGGACAAAGATAAAGAGATTATCATTAAATTCAGGAAAGATTCCTATGTTGTAAGTTTTGGATCTGAAGATGGTTTTGGAGATGAGAATACATATCTGCAACGAATGAAAGAACGGGTCCGCAAATTTCCGGATGGACAAGTGATCATTGAAAAGGACCAAGAACCGATTGGCCAAATGGAACTTCAAATTCGGGAGTATGAAGGAACGGAGATCGGCTATGTGAATCTTTTTTATCTTATTCCCGATTACCGCAGTAAAGGCCTTGGCAAGGAATTGGTTCGCTACGCAGAAAACTTTTCAGGCAATTTAATGTATCGGAATATCATTTAA
- a CDS encoding zinc-dependent alcohol dehydrogenase family protein: protein MEAKCVKFYEFGNPQKVLKVENKCIQGPFEGEVLVRMTTRPINPSDLLPIRGAYSHRIPLPSIPGYEGVGIVEEVGPSVSKEMIGKRVLPLRSEGTWQEYVKTSADLAIVIPDSIEDYIAAQLYINPVTAWLICTEVLALKPDDVLLVNACGSAIGRIFTQLSKILGFKLIAVTRNNKYTEELLKLGASYVIDTSRSSLHDAVMDWTNGRGAKAAIDSVGGIDGSELAFCVRPNGILLTIGLLSGQSVNWAEISQRTKVDVKMFHLRHWNQQASIQTWHETFNLLMGFINDKRLKFMMPASWYSLQDVHEAIHVAGNGGKIFLSN, encoded by the coding sequence TTGGAAGCCAAATGTGTTAAATTCTATGAGTTCGGGAATCCGCAAAAGGTTTTAAAAGTTGAAAATAAATGTATTCAAGGACCTTTCGAGGGCGAGGTCCTCGTTCGGATGACCACACGTCCCATTAACCCGTCTGACTTGCTGCCCATTCGCGGTGCATATTCCCACCGAATTCCCTTGCCTTCCATTCCCGGTTATGAAGGGGTCGGCATTGTAGAAGAGGTGGGCCCATCGGTTTCGAAAGAGATGATAGGCAAGCGTGTTCTGCCTTTGCGCAGTGAAGGGACCTGGCAGGAATATGTTAAAACATCTGCGGACTTGGCCATCGTCATTCCCGATTCAATCGAGGATTATATTGCAGCGCAATTATATATAAACCCGGTAACCGCATGGCTAATCTGTACAGAAGTATTGGCATTGAAACCCGATGATGTATTACTCGTGAATGCTTGCGGATCTGCCATCGGCCGTATCTTCACCCAGTTATCGAAGATTCTTGGCTTTAAGCTGATTGCTGTAACGAGAAACAATAAGTATACGGAAGAACTGCTTAAACTTGGAGCTTCATATGTGATCGATACGTCCCGATCATCATTGCATGATGCAGTGATGGACTGGACGAATGGGCGCGGAGCGAAAGCGGCCATAGATTCAGTGGGCGGCATCGATGGTTCAGAGCTAGCTTTTTGTGTTCGGCCTAATGGCATCTTATTAACGATCGGCCTTTTATCAGGACAGTCTGTAAATTGGGCTGAGATTTCACAAAGGACAAAAGTGGATGTTAAAATGTTTCATCTTCGGCATTGGAATCAGCAGGCTTCCATTCAAACTTGGCATGAAACGTTTAACCTTTTGATGGGATTCATTAATGATAAAAGATTGAAGTTCATGATGCCGGCTTCCTGGTACAGCCTTCAAGATGTGCACGAAGCCATTCATGTCGCTGGCAATGGAGGGAAGATTTTCTTAAGCAACTGA
- a CDS encoding ABC transporter ATP-binding protein — MTTLSAEHLSLSYGSTQIIDDIDLEIPEGKISIIIGSNGCGKSTILRSLARLLTPQQGTIYLDGKAIHLQSSKDVAKKLAILPQAPEAPEDITVKELCYYGRHPHKGLFSRQTPEDHAIVDRALSATKMTEFADRTLDALSGGQRQRAWISMALVQETDLLLLDEPTTYLDLAHQIEILELLRDLNSTHGRTIVMVLHDLNQAAQYADHLISIKKGKIYKEGPPETVFTKEMIKDVFGLECCIIENPVDQTPLCIPIGLSQD; from the coding sequence ATGACAACATTATCAGCAGAGCATCTTTCCCTCTCTTATGGATCAACTCAAATCATCGATGATATCGATTTGGAAATTCCTGAAGGTAAGATCAGTATAATCATAGGTTCCAATGGTTGTGGCAAATCTACCATTCTCCGGTCCCTAGCCAGATTATTAACACCCCAGCAAGGCACGATCTATTTAGATGGAAAAGCCATTCATCTTCAATCTTCCAAGGATGTGGCAAAGAAATTGGCTATCTTACCCCAAGCTCCGGAAGCTCCTGAAGATATAACCGTTAAAGAACTATGCTATTATGGCAGGCATCCGCACAAAGGCTTATTTTCCAGACAAACCCCGGAAGATCATGCCATTGTCGACCGGGCATTATCCGCAACAAAAATGACGGAATTCGCTGATCGGACATTGGATGCATTATCTGGAGGACAAAGGCAAAGGGCATGGATTTCGATGGCTTTGGTACAAGAAACCGACCTATTACTGTTGGATGAACCGACAACCTATCTGGACTTAGCGCACCAAATTGAAATATTGGAATTACTGCGCGATTTAAACTCCACTCATGGGCGAACGATTGTCATGGTTCTGCATGATTTGAATCAAGCAGCACAGTATGCCGATCATCTGATTAGCATCAAGAAGGGGAAAATCTATAAAGAAGGACCGCCTGAAACGGTCTTTACAAAAGAGATGATCAAGGACGTCTTCGGACTTGAATGCTGCATTATTGAAAACCCTGTTGATCAAACGCCCCTATGCATTCCAATTGGTTTATCTCAAGATTAG
- a CDS encoding ABC transporter substrate-binding protein produces MRESRKARTFGGGALILLFTIMMMLSGCNNSQKTTEAEKTSAETSNQETRTIKHEMGETEIKNTPKKIVTLELSFVDSLNALGIKPIGISDDNKKDMITKLVGQEMDYTSVGTREQPNLEVISSLQPDLIIADAERHKGIYKDLQQIAPTIVLKSRESTYQENLDSFKTIAKAVNQEDAAEKRLSEHERTIKELKAKLTVDSNMTVLPAVVRDTSFQAHTSSSYDGELLESMGLKNAIQQEQPHAEMNLEQLVEINPDVLLLANNEGKLLTDEWKDNPLWKDLKAVKNGQVYSVDRDLWTRYRGVVSAEAIAKDTLNMLGEE; encoded by the coding sequence ATGAGAGAATCTAGAAAAGCAAGAACGTTTGGGGGAGGAGCATTGATCCTGTTATTCACGATTATGATGATGTTATCAGGATGTAATAATTCTCAAAAAACAACAGAAGCAGAGAAGACATCTGCCGAAACAAGTAATCAAGAAACAAGGACGATTAAGCATGAAATGGGAGAAACGGAAATTAAAAATACTCCTAAAAAAATCGTTACGCTTGAATTATCTTTCGTTGATTCTTTAAATGCCCTAGGGATAAAACCTATCGGGATTTCAGATGACAACAAAAAAGATATGATTACAAAGCTTGTAGGCCAAGAAATGGATTATACTTCTGTAGGAACACGTGAACAGCCAAATTTAGAGGTGATCAGTTCATTACAGCCGGATTTAATCATTGCAGATGCTGAGCGGCATAAAGGGATTTATAAAGATTTACAGCAGATTGCTCCTACCATTGTCTTAAAAAGCAGGGAATCTACATATCAAGAAAACCTGGATTCATTTAAAACGATTGCAAAGGCAGTGAATCAGGAAGATGCTGCTGAAAAAAGATTGAGCGAGCATGAAAGAACGATTAAGGAACTTAAGGCAAAACTTACTGTTGATTCAAATATGACGGTTTTACCTGCAGTTGTACGAGATACTTCATTCCAAGCCCATACTTCATCTTCTTATGATGGGGAATTGCTTGAAAGCATGGGATTGAAAAATGCCATTCAGCAGGAACAGCCACATGCCGAGATGAACCTGGAGCAGCTTGTCGAGATTAATCCGGATGTGCTGCTTCTAGCGAATAATGAGGGTAAGTTACTTACTGATGAGTGGAAAGACAATCCTCTTTGGAAAGACCTGAAGGCTGTAAAAAACGGACAAGTGTATAGTGTTGATCGTGATTTATGGACGAGATACCGTGGTGTTGTATCAGCGGAGGCCATTGCTAAAGACACTTTAAACATGCTTGGTGAAGAATAA
- a CDS encoding DUF4440 domain-containing protein — protein MDSESSLLKEHLYQLEEKLLKSEVRTSPEELSLLLKDDFFEFGSSGNIWSKNDFLGQEGAGAVKMILSQFDMHPLSDDTVLTTYRIFDEDKVEHTLRSSIWKCTNGRWQMFFHQGTKTIGPR, from the coding sequence ATGGATAGTGAATCTTCATTATTAAAAGAGCATTTGTATCAACTGGAGGAGAAATTGTTAAAATCTGAAGTCCGTACATCGCCAGAAGAGCTTTCATTATTATTGAAAGATGATTTCTTTGAGTTCGGCAGTTCGGGTAACATATGGTCAAAAAACGATTTTTTGGGGCAAGAGGGAGCCGGAGCGGTGAAAATGATACTAAGTCAATTTGATATGCATCCATTGTCTGATGATACCGTGTTAACTACGTACCGGATTTTTGATGAGGATAAAGTGGAACATACCTTAAGGAGTTCAATCTGGAAATGTACGAATGGAAGATGGCAAATGTTTTTTCATCAAGGCACAAAAACGATAGGGCCCCGCTAA
- a CDS encoding FecCD family ABC transporter permease: MKRKRTFGLKSTLHPYSILLMLTVTMLILAMVSLGLGAIYISPLEILQNFLGNGMQSQSFILHNYRIPRILIAVIVGAGLATAGAILQGVLRNPLASPDVIGVTKGAGLAAVIVIVLFPQSPIIILPLSAFIGAAVMAAILMIFVYKKGAQPNTIALVGIALGAICQAGIEYFMVKFPDDVNTTLLWLTGSLWGRGWDQVFILLPFLVLVPVLIALTSKMDVLSLGDDIATGLGERSKLLRYMLLSVSVILIGVCVAAVGSIGFIGLIAPHIARRVVGSKFKVLLPASALFGSIFLLVADSLGRGLFPPIEIPAGIITAVIGVPYFLYLLRRERKIT, from the coding sequence ATGAAACGAAAACGGACATTTGGGTTGAAATCAACTTTGCACCCTTATTCTATTCTCCTGATGCTGACGGTTACCATGCTGATTTTAGCAATGGTGAGCCTGGGCTTAGGGGCCATTTATATCTCACCTTTAGAAATTCTCCAAAATTTCCTTGGAAATGGCATGCAAAGCCAGTCGTTCATTCTGCACAACTATCGCATACCACGTATTTTGATTGCCGTGATAGTGGGGGCCGGTTTGGCAACGGCTGGAGCCATCCTGCAAGGAGTCCTTCGAAATCCGTTGGCTTCTCCAGATGTGATTGGGGTAACAAAAGGGGCCGGCTTGGCAGCTGTTATAGTCATCGTTTTATTTCCGCAATCGCCCATTATCATTCTGCCTCTTTCAGCTTTTATCGGAGCGGCGGTCATGGCGGCAATTTTGATGATATTTGTTTATAAAAAAGGAGCCCAGCCAAATACAATCGCTTTGGTGGGAATTGCTTTGGGGGCCATATGTCAAGCGGGTATAGAGTATTTCATGGTCAAGTTCCCGGATGATGTAAACACGACACTGCTGTGGTTGACCGGCAGTCTATGGGGAAGAGGATGGGATCAAGTATTCATTTTGCTTCCATTTCTTGTCCTTGTCCCGGTATTGATTGCCTTAACTTCCAAAATGGATGTACTTAGCCTTGGCGACGATATAGCGACAGGTCTCGGTGAAAGATCAAAATTACTGCGTTATATGTTGTTGAGTGTTTCTGTCATATTAATCGGAGTCTGTGTAGCGGCGGTGGGTTCCATCGGTTTCATAGGTTTAATTGCCCCCCATATCGCACGGAGGGTGGTAGGGTCAAAATTCAAGGTTTTGCTTCCTGCTTCAGCTCTTTTCGGTTCCATCTTTTTACTCGTTGCCGATAGCCTGGGAAGAGGATTATTTCCTCCAATAGAAATACCCGCGGGAATTATCACTGCGGTGATTGGAGTGCCATATTTTTTATATCTATTACGCCGAGAACGAAAAATAACATAA
- a CDS encoding amidohydrolase family protein: MKTIYVNATFFTMDKENQIFENGMMIVQDDTISYIGQHDEQQLADADQVVNLGGKWIMPGLVNAHSHIVMTLLRGIGDDMLLKPWLETKIWPLESQFTTEIASVSTQLGIMEMMKSGTTTFSDMFNPNGIDADAVMETIGETGMRGAFSYTIFSLGSEKDQKANLMGAEKFSKNYKTFADGRLTTMVAPHSPYACTPEAIMESARIAKENDLMVHIHVSETDFEILDIERRYGSRPVEHLRRLGLFDQPTVMAHGVVLNDEERAILKQHDVRVAHNPISNLKLGSGIADVVSLLDAGIKVGVATDGVASNNNFDMFEEMRTAALLQKGIYKDATKFPAQTALAMATRMGAEAIGMNHTGSLEAGKKADFITIYPYDKEHLQPLSEAYSHLLYAARGNDVCDVYIDGKMVVKERRCLTIDEEKVIAETNRLQGTLSR, from the coding sequence ATGAAAACCATATATGTGAATGCTACATTTTTTACTATGGACAAGGAAAATCAAATCTTTGAAAACGGCATGATGATTGTACAAGATGATACCATATCCTACATCGGCCAGCATGATGAACAACAATTGGCAGATGCAGATCAGGTGGTCAACCTTGGCGGGAAATGGATCATGCCAGGCCTTGTGAATGCCCATTCGCATATTGTAATGACCCTTTTACGCGGTATCGGGGACGATATGCTGCTGAAGCCATGGCTTGAAACGAAAATATGGCCGCTTGAAAGCCAGTTTACAACGGAAATCGCCTCTGTAAGCACTCAGCTTGGCATTATGGAAATGATGAAATCAGGAACCACGACATTTTCGGATATGTTTAATCCTAATGGAATAGATGCAGATGCTGTCATGGAGACGATAGGCGAAACAGGAATGCGCGGAGCCTTTTCCTACACGATCTTCAGCTTGGGTTCCGAAAAAGACCAAAAGGCGAACCTCATGGGGGCAGAAAAGTTTTCAAAAAACTATAAAACGTTTGCCGATGGACGCCTGACTACCATGGTCGCACCACATAGCCCATATGCCTGCACACCTGAAGCGATCATGGAAAGTGCACGGATTGCAAAAGAGAATGATTTGATGGTGCACATCCACGTATCGGAAACGGACTTTGAAATCCTCGACATCGAAAGGCGTTACGGATCCCGTCCTGTCGAGCACCTTCGCCGTCTAGGTCTGTTCGATCAGCCTACCGTGATGGCACATGGTGTGGTTCTCAATGATGAAGAGCGTGCGATACTAAAACAGCATGATGTTCGCGTTGCCCACAATCCGATCAGTAACCTGAAGCTCGGATCTGGAATTGCCGATGTCGTCAGCCTTCTTGATGCAGGCATTAAAGTGGGAGTAGCAACAGATGGCGTCGCCTCCAATAACAACTTCGATATGTTCGAAGAAATGAGGACAGCTGCATTACTGCAAAAAGGAATCTATAAGGATGCCACCAAATTCCCTGCCCAAACAGCACTGGCCATGGCCACAAGAATGGGCGCAGAAGCGATAGGCATGAACCATACTGGATCACTGGAAGCTGGTAAAAAAGCAGATTTCATCACCATTTACCCATATGACAAAGAACATCTGCAGCCGTTGAGTGAAGCCTATTCGCACCTGCTTTATGCAGCACGCGGAAATGATGTATGTGATGTATACATCGACGGCAAAATGGTCGTGAAAGAAAGGCGCTGCTTAACGATCGATGAAGAAAAAGTAATCGCCGAAACGAATCGTCTGCAAGGTACCCTATCACGTTAA
- a CDS encoding FecCD family ABC transporter permease, which yields METVARSKLKVYCTAIAGIVLLILGVLTSISVGAADIDASMVLKSFFDADSSKEQTIIRTLRLPRALVGALVGANLAVAGALMQAITRNSLASPQVFGVNAGASFFIVSAFVFFPDLSSVSLVCVAFIGAAVGGMAVYSFASGGGMTQVKLALAGMAVHFFLSSLTQGMIIFNEQAKDVLYWLVGSINGKTWAHVNMILPWSLFGLLVAALFSRSVSILVLGENMAQGLGQRVYRIRILAGILVIILAGSSVAVAGPVGFVGLIIPHIVRRMVGGDYRRIIPFSALFGALLLVYADILARFIAYPFESPVGIVTAIIGAPFFLYLAKRGRNIKQ from the coding sequence ATGGAAACTGTAGCTAGAAGTAAACTGAAAGTGTATTGTACCGCTATCGCTGGAATCGTTTTGCTGATTTTAGGAGTCCTGACGAGTATTTCGGTGGGAGCGGCCGATATAGATGCATCCATGGTTTTGAAGTCCTTTTTTGATGCCGACTCGTCCAAGGAACAAACTATTATAAGGACCCTTCGATTGCCCCGGGCTTTAGTTGGAGCATTGGTCGGTGCCAATTTAGCGGTGGCGGGCGCTCTCATGCAGGCCATTACCCGGAATTCATTAGCTTCTCCACAAGTGTTTGGTGTTAATGCCGGTGCCTCATTTTTTATTGTGTCCGCGTTCGTTTTCTTTCCTGACCTTTCTTCCGTATCTCTAGTTTGCGTTGCATTCATTGGGGCAGCAGTGGGTGGGATGGCCGTCTATTCTTTTGCTTCGGGAGGGGGGATGACCCAGGTAAAGCTGGCATTGGCCGGAATGGCTGTTCACTTTTTTTTATCTTCTTTAACGCAAGGCATGATCATCTTTAATGAACAAGCGAAAGATGTGCTCTATTGGTTAGTCGGGTCTATTAATGGGAAAACATGGGCACACGTTAACATGATTCTTCCTTGGTCCCTTTTCGGGCTACTTGTCGCTGCCTTGTTCTCTCGATCTGTTTCCATCCTTGTCTTAGGGGAAAATATGGCGCAGGGACTTGGACAGCGGGTGTACCGAATCCGTATTTTGGCAGGAATATTGGTGATCATTTTGGCAGGATCTTCGGTTGCCGTCGCAGGACCGGTCGGCTTTGTAGGATTGATCATTCCTCATATCGTCAGGAGAATGGTGGGCGGGGATTATCGGAGAATCATCCCTTTTTCTGCATTATTCGGCGCTTTACTCTTGGTTTACGCAGATATTCTCGCCCGGTTTATCGCATATCCTTTTGAGTCGCCGGTAGGCATCGTAACAGCTATAATCGGTGCGCCATTCTTCCTTTATTTAGCGAAGAGAGGGAGGAATATTAAGCAATGA
- a CDS encoding YmaF family protein → MNKVGKDDFVSGFVPHHNHGSVDYTSVADGHVHQCLDVTSPPIPSQEGEHIHYTEGYVLFEDGHTHYYKAYSGPPIPVGNGMHVHYYDFHTTEDDGHRHRIKGVDQPAPGNK, encoded by the coding sequence TTGAATAAAGTAGGAAAAGATGATTTTGTTTCAGGGTTCGTACCACATCATAATCATGGATCTGTTGATTATACCTCCGTAGCGGACGGCCATGTCCATCAATGTTTAGATGTAACTTCCCCGCCAATTCCATCACAAGAGGGGGAACATATTCATTATACTGAAGGATATGTGTTATTTGAGGATGGGCATACCCATTATTATAAGGCATATTCGGGACCGCCCATTCCGGTTGGAAATGGAATGCATGTTCACTATTACGATTTTCACACCACGGAAGATGATGGGCATAGACATAGAATTAAAGGGGTCGACCAACCTGCTCCAGGGAATAAATAA